The nucleotide window TTCTAACATTGAAAGGGCCTGCTGTTGAAAGTCTTTCATTTTGGCGATCGCATAATCGAGTCCACCATTATTCTTCACATAAGCTATTACCTCCTTAACCCTTTTCTTGTCCTTATTATGGTTCTTAATAGAATTAATAAGCCATCTACGGTCCTTCTCGTGGGCTTTATTAAGAACATGAATCAGGGGAAGAGTCATTTTTTGCTCTTTAATGTCAATACCAGTTGGTTTACCTATTTTTTCCTCACCATAATCAAATAAATCATCTTTAATTTGAAATGCCATCCCTATAAGTTCCCCAAATAAGCGCATAGATTCCACATCCTCAGAATTGGGTTTTACAGAGGCTGCACCCAAACTGCAACAAGCAGCTATCAGCGTGGCTGTTTTTTGCCTTATAATATTGTAATATACTTCTTCGGTGATATCTAGCTTTCTAGCTTTTTCAATTTGAAGTAATTCACCTTCACTCATTTCTCTAACCGCAACAGATATAATCTTGAGGAGATCAAAATCATTATTATCTATTGACAACAGAAGTCCCTTAGACAACAAATAATCACCAATAAGAACAGCAATTTTATTTTTCCAAAGAGCATTTATAGAAAAGAAACCTCGGCGCCTGTTACTATCATCCACCACATCGTCATGAACTAAAGTGGCAGTATGTATTAATTCTATAACAGATGCCCCTCTATAGGTACGTTCGTTAACCTCACCTTTATTAAGCATTTTTGCCACGAGAAAAACAAACATCGGTCGCATTTGTTTACCCTTTCTATTGACTATATAAGTAGTAATTCTATTGAGAAGTGCTACCCTACTAGACATTGACAACAGAAACTTTTGCTCAAAAAGCTCCATTTCAAATGCGATTGGTAGTTTTATCTGTTCGGTAATCTTCAAAATTTAGTCTTGCGGCTAGATTGCCAAAGGTATATAAATGCTAATTGTTCAGCAACAGTAATAATTAACTGAGTTAATTAAAAAATCAATGCTTGTTGGCTAATTGACCGCAAGCGGCATCTATATCCTTACCCCTAGACCTTCTTACTGTTACAGTAATATTATTTGCCTCTAATGTATTGATATAAAGTTCTAAAGCTGAATCATCGGCCTGTTGAAAATCTCCATCATCAATGGGGTTGTATTCAATGAGATTTACCTTACTCGGAGCAAATTTGCAAAATGCAACTAAAGCATCAACATCTTTTTTGCTATCGTTTATCCCTTTCCAAACCACATATTCATAAGTAATTCTATTTTTAGTCTTTGCGTACCAATATTCCAAGGCTTCTCGCAAGTCAGCTAAGGGAAAAGTGGCATTAAAAGGCATAATCGATGTTCGAACCTCATCGATAGCAGAGTGAAGTGAAACCGCTAATTTGAATTTAACTCCATCATCAGCCATTTTTTTTATCATTTTTGGCACCCCGGAGGTTGAAACAGTAATACGTTTTGGGGACATCCCCAAACCCTCTTCAGAAGTAATTTTATCAATTGCTTTGATGACATTATTATAATTCATTAAGGGTTCGCCCATTCCCATAAAAACAATATTGGAAAGAGGCCTATCATGATATAATCTGCTTTCTCTATCTATAGCTACAACCTGATCATAAATTTCACCAGGATTTAGGTTGCGCATGCGCTTTAAACGCGCCGTAGCACAAAATTTGCAGTCTAAGCTACAACCAACCTGTGAGGATACACATGCTGTTGTACGTTTTGCCGTCGGTATAAGAACAGATTCAACAACCAAACCATCATGTAATTTTACAGCGTTCTTAATGGTTCCATCCGAACTACGTTGTATTTGATCTACCGCGATATGATTAATTATAAAATTGTTTTCCAACATCTCACGCGTTTTGAGTGAAATATTGGTCATATCGTCAAAGGAGTGCACACCTTTACTCCATAGCCATTCGTAAACTTGATTTCCTCGAAAAGCCTGATCCCCTTCAGCAACAAAGAATTCTCGTAGCTGCTCTTTGCTTAGTGCTCGAATATCCTTTTTTATTGTTGCCATTATTTAAATTTAAGAGAGAAAAAACCCCCAAGAAATGGGGGTTTAAATATTATATAATTAGCATGGCATCACCATACGAATAAAACTTATATTTTTCCTTTACAGCCTCTTCATAGGCCTTCTTTATAAAATCATGACCCGCGAAAGCTGAAACCATCATTAATAAGGTCGATTTTGGTGTATGGAAATTGGTAACCATACAATTAGCTATACTAAAATCATAAGGTGGGAAAATGAATTTATTGGTCCAACCTGCAAATTCATTTAATGTTCCATTGGAAGATACTGCACTTTCAACAGCTCGCATAACGGTTGTACCTACGGCACACACACGTTTTTTTTCCTTAATTGCATTATTAACTACATCTGTAGCAAAGGTATTGATATAAACTTCTTCACTGTCCATTTTATGTTTACTTAGGTCTTCAACCTCAACTGGGTTGAATGTACCCAAACCAACATGAAGCGTAATTTCTGGAAGATGAACTCCTTTGATCTCCAAACGCTTCAATAAATGTTTACTGAAATGCAATCCAGCGGTTGGTGCCGCAACTGCTCCTTCTTCTTTAGCATAAATTGTTTGGTAACGCTCCTCATCTTCAGGCTCCACTGCCCTCTTAATATATTTTGGAAGTGGTGTTTCACCTAATTCAGTTAATTTATGTCTAAATTCACTATAAGACCCATCATATAAAAAGCGTAAGGTCCTTCCTCTTGAAGTTGTGTTATCTATAACCTCGGCAACTAAGGTTTCATCGTCGCCAAAGTAAAGCTTGTTTCCAATTCTAATTTTACGTGCCGGATCTACCAAAACATCCCAAAGACGCTGTTCCTCGTTTAGTTCGCGAAGTAAAAAGACTTCGATTTTTGCACCCGTCTTTTCCTTATTACCATAAAGTCTTGCAGGAAAAACTTTGGTATTATTCAAGATCATCACATCTCCTTCATCAAAATAATTTATTAGATCTTTGAAGTACTTGTGCTCAATGGTTTGCTTTTTTCTATCAAGCACCATTAAACGTGCCTCATCCCTAATTTCAGACGGGTGTTCGGCTAATAATTCTTCAGGTAATTTAAAATTGAAGTGTGATAATTTCATGTTAAGATATTTTGGTTTCCCTAACCTTTGTGGTTTTTATTTACTTATTTCAAAAAGGCTACAAATATAAGGTCTCAACATAGGGCTTGTCAAGTATTTAAGGGATTATTATGAAGAAATCTTAAATCCTATACTTTCTAGATCCTTCCAATAGTCTGGATAGGATTTATTCACAACCTCCGCATCATTGATTTGAAGAGGGATTTTGATACCCAGAGGAGCAAATGCCATTGCCATTCTGTGATCATTATAGGTATCGATTTCAACATCTTCCTTTAGATGATAAATTGCTTCAAGTTTTAGACTATCCTTATTACACTTAATAGTTCCGCCTAATTTTTCAATTTCTATCCTCAAGGCCTCTAATCGGTCCGTTTCCTTTATTTTTAAGGTATGTAGACCCGTGAGATAACAAGGTCGACCTAATCCCAAACAGGTAACTGCAATTGTTTGTGCAATATCGGGTGCGTTTCTAAGATCTAATTGAAGCGGAGAGGCATTTTCTACCTCCATCAATTTTTTCAAGATCATTTTGTTGTCCCGAAAAGAAGTTTCAACTCCAAACTTTTCGTAAATCTCAATTAAAATGGAATCCCCTTGAAGAGAATCTAATTTATAATGCTGTAAGCCTATTTCGGTACCTGGTTTACCTAGTGCCACAATACTATAAAAATAGGAAGCTGAAGACCAATCAGATTCAACAATAAAAGTAGCTGAGACTTTATTTTGAAAGGATTCAATAGTTATTACGTGATCAGAAAAATTACATTCTACACCAATGTCTTGCAATAACTTCTGGGTCATTTTTATGTAGGGAACTGATGTTATTTCACCTACCAATGTTATTTCAAGTCCATTTGGCAAACTAGGTGCAATAAGCATTAAAGCAGAGATATATTGACTACTTACATTAGCTTTCATAGAAACTTTGCTATTCGTCAATTCTTTACCTGATATTTTTAAAGGTGGACAACCCTCAGTCTTAAGATATGTTATTTCTGCTCCAAGGGAATTCAATGCATCTACAAGCACTGCGATCGGACGCTCTTGCATCCTTGAAGAACCAGTGAGAATAACATTTCGATTAGGGCGAGAGGCAAAATAAGCTGTTAGAAAACGCATTGCTGTACCAGCATGATGAATATCCACTACATCCCTGTTCCCAGATATTCCCTTACTCATCATTTCAGAATCCTCAGAATTCGAGATATTGTTGATCTGAAGCCCCGGAAATAGAGCTTGCAACAGTAATAACCTATTCGATTCGCTTTTTGAACCCGTAATTATTAGGCTCGAAGGGGAAATTATTTCGGATGGACTGATCTTAACTTTCATAGGGACGCAATTTACCCAAAATAGAGAAAATCAACCCATCCGATTATTTTAATTTTTCATTGTTATGGTGCCTATCGTGATCCCTTTTGGTTTTATTATCCATTCTTCGATCGAAAGCAGCCTGCAAATCAACACCAGTTTGGTTAGCCAAGCATAACACAACAAACAATACATCTGCCAATTCTTCACCCAAGTCTTTACCTTTATCCGATTCTTTCTCGCTCTGCTCTCCATAACGTCGAGCAATAATACGCGCAACCTCACCGACTTCTTCGGTAAGTTGAGCCATATTGGTGAGCTCATTAAAGTATCTCACTCCATGATCCTTGATCCATTTATCAACAATAACCTGGGCGTTTGCAATATTCATTTCTTTTAAATTAAATTTTATCCTTTGAATCTATAATTATGGTAACAGGTCCATCGTTTATGAGAAAAACCTGCATATCAGCTCCGAATTTACCAGTTTCAATATTTCCAGAGAATGAAGCTTTTAACTCATCTAAAAATTGATTGTATAAAGGAACCGCAATATCTGGTTTGGCAGCCTTAATATAACTCGGACGATGTCCTTTTTTTGTGCTCGCATGAAGGGTAAATTGACTTACCAATAGAATCTCCCCACCTATGTCGGTTACAGATCTATTCATAATACCATCCCCATCATTAAAGATGCGAAGGTTAACTATTTTATTGATAAGCCATTCTATATCTTCCTTACCATCGTCATCTACAATCCCTAATAAAACTACCAATCCAGGACCTATCTCCTTCGTTTCAATGCTATCGATGGTAATTTTTGCTTCAGTAACTCTTTGAATGACAACTTTCATTCGTTATCCCAAATATCAGTTCGGTAATTTTCTTCTTCACCATCAAGAATTTGAAGATAGCTCCTATAACGTGAAAATGCAATTTCATCCTTTTCCAGGGCCTCCTTTACTGCACATTTAGGTTCTTCAAGGTGCAAACAATTATTGAATTTACACTCAGATTTTAAAGCGAAAAATTCTGGAAAATAATCCCCAACTTCCTCCTTTTCCATATCTACAACCCCAAATCCTTTTATACCGGGAGTATCTATAATTTGTGCCCCAAAACTTAAATCGAACATTTCAGCAAAGGTAGTCGTGTGCTGACCTTGCAGGTGTTGGGCTGAAATTTCCTGTGTTTTTAGTTCTAAACCTGGTTCAATTATATTTATTAATGTAGATTTTCCAACCCCAGAATGGCCAGCGAACAAACTCACCTTACCCATCATCATTTCCTTAATCTTATCCACATTTTTGCCTGTAATTGCCGAGACACCTATACATTCATAACCAATCTGCCTATAAATATGTGCTAAATATCGAACCTCGTCTAATTCTTCTTCGGTATAAGCATCTATTTTGTTAAATACCAATATTGGCTTTATAGAATAGGCTTCTGCTGTTACCAAAAATCGATCAATAAAACTTGTGAAAGTAGGAGGGTTACTCACGGTAATTAACAGGAAAACCTGATCTATATTCGCAGCAATAATATGTACCTGCTTAGAAAGATTCACCGATTTACGTATGATGTAATTTTCTCTATCGTGTATTGAAGTAATCACTCCCGTAGTTTCATCATTCAGAGTTTCCAATTCAAACTCAACAATATCACCTACCGAAACAGGATTGGTACTTTTAATGCCCTTCATGCGAAACTTACCCTTTATTCTGCATTGGTAAAATTCCTCCTCTGTGTTTTTAACGGTATACCAACTTCCTGTTGATTTGTAAACTCTGCCTGTCATTATAGGTTTAAAATATTTCTAAAAAGCACGATTTCGTTTGGCAAAATTGCAACAAATTTTTTAGGGAATAATCAAAACAGGTTTAAATATAAAATCCCGCTCGAGCGGGATTTTAATTTATGCATTGATGATTTTTTCTTGGTGATTAATAGATTCCTGATGTATCGCTTTAAAAACTCTTAAAATAAATTCCTCACTTAAATTCTTTTCTTCTCCTTGAAGAATCATTTTGCCAAGAATTTCATTCCAACGTTTTGTTTGTAATACAGCAACATTATGCGATTTTTTCAAAGCCCCAATGTCATCTGCTATTTTCATACGTTTACCCAGCATATCAATTAATTGATGGTCAATTACGTCAATTTGAGTTCTAAGGGTATTGATTTTGTTTTTAAATTCTGCTGCTTCACCTACCTCTTTCCTAATTCGAAGATCGCGCATAATTTCCACTAAAGTATCAGGGGTAATTTGTTGAGCGGCATCACTCCAGGCATTATCAGGATCGTAATGAGTTTCAACCATCAATCCATCATAATTTAGGTCCAAAGCTGTTTGACATAGATCGAAAATAATGTCTCTTCTTCCTGCTATATGCGATGGATCTAAGATTAATGGCAAATCAGGCATTTTATTTTGAAGATCAATGGCCAACTGCCATTCTGGATTGTTTCTATACCTCGTTTTCTCATAAGTTGAGAAACCTCTATGTATAACCCCAACATTTTTAATATCTGCCGCATAAATTCTTTCAACAGCACCCAACCACAATGATAAATCTGGATTCACCGGGTTTTTTATCAATACAATTTTGTCGGTACCTTTTAAAGCATCAGCAATTTCCTGAACAATAAACGGACTTACAGTAGTTCTCGCACCAATCCATAAAATATCAACATCATGCTCTAGGGCCAAATCAACATGGTTTGCATTTGCAACTTCTGTTGTTGTTAGCATACCAGTTTCTTGTTTTGCTTTTTGAAGCCACTTTAATCCTAAGGCGCCAACCCCCTCAAAATTTCCTGGTCGAGTTCTAGGTTTCCAAATGCCTGCTCTTAAAACAGAGGCATCGGTATCTTTCAATTGATGTGCAATCTTTAAAACTTGATCTTCAGTCTCAGCACTGCAAGGTCCAGCAATTACTAATGGGTGATCTAACCCAAAATTGTCTAACCAAGACCTCATTTCTTTCTTGTTTTCCATTTCTAAAGTATTATGTAATTCCGTTTAATATATCTTTAATTCTATTAGTGTTTTTCATTTCAAGGTAGACATCCTCATATTTATCACTCTCCATTAAATCCATAAAATGCTGTAAGTTTTTAATGTAAGCGTCCAAGGTTCCTATAATGTTTTCTCTATTTTGTTTGAAGATAGGAGTCCACATTTCTGGAGAACTTTTAGCCAACCTTACTGTACTTGCAAATCCACTGCCTGCCATATCGAAAATATCTTTTTCGTTTTTCTCTTCATCTATCACTGTTTTACCTAGCATAAAAGAACTTATATGGGATAGATGGGAAACAAAGGCGATATGTTTATCATGAGGTGCTGGATGCATGTATCGTATTCGCATACCCATTTCATTGAACAATTTTAGGGCTCGCTCTTGTAATTTGAACGCGGTCTTTTCTACTTCACAAATAATATTGGTCTTGCCTTCAAATAAGGTTGGTATTGCAGCTCTTGGACCAGAAAATTCTGTACCTGCAATAGGATGGGCAGCCAAAAAATTACGCCTTTTCGGATGATCTTCAACAATTTTACAAATGTCATATTTAGTAGAGCCAACGTCAATTACCAAACCATCATCAGATACCGCGTCCAAGACTTTTGGCAACTCATTCACGGTTGCATCTACTGGAATTGCCACAACTACCAAATCAGCATCCTTAATGGCTTCATAAGAACCCGCTTCATCTACCAAATTAATCTCAACAGCCATTTGGGCATGATCGGGATTACTATCGATACCAATAATTTTGCAGTTAGGGTAAAGCTTCTTAATGCCTAAAGCAAAACTTCCGCCTATTAACCCCGTACCTATAATGCAAACATTTTTCATCTCAATCGTGCTAAAGCTTCTTCTAAATCTTCAGTTCCTCCACAAAGTGAAAACCTTATATACCCCTCCCCATTACTTCCAAAAATATGTCCAGGTGTAATGAAAATATTTTTCTCCTTCAATATGTTATCTATAAAAGAATCTGAATCGATTCCCTGTGGCAATTTTGCCCACACAAACAAGCCAACAGCATTTTTATCATATTTGCAATTAAGAGCATCTGCCATTTTCCAAACTAAGTTTCTTCGCTGTTCGTAAACACTATTTAAACTTACAAACCATAACTTGGAACTTTTCAAGGCTTCAACCGCTCCTTTTTGAATTCCATAAAACATACCTGAATCCATATTGCTCTTCACCTTCAAAACATGACTTATATAATCGGCATTACCAGCAACCATACCAACACGCCAACCAGCCATATTAAAGGTTTTACTTATGGAATTCAATTCTAAACAAACCTCCTTTGCCCCAGGGTATTTTAGGATACTTCGAGGGTAATCATTTAAAATAAATGAATACGGATTGTCATTCACCACCAAGATATTGTGACGTTTGGCGAAGGCAATTATGTCTTCAAAATTCTTGTTGGAGGCCACAGCCCCCGTTGGCATATGCGGGTAGTTAATCCACATAAGCTTTACCTTGCTCAAATCTGAATTTTCCAAATCCATCAAATTCGGCTGCCAATTATTTTCTTCAGTCAAATCATAAAACTTCGGAATTGCACCAACAAGATTTGTAACAGAAGAATAGGTAGGGTACCCTGGATTGGGTATTAAAACCTCATCCCCAGGGTTAAGAAACGCAAGCGAAATATGCATAATCCCTTCCTTGCTTCCCATTAATGGTAAAATTTCAGTCTTTGGACTTAGGCCAACTTGGTAATGATCATTATAAAATTTTGCCATAGCCTCCCTTAACTCAGGAAGTCCAATGTAACTTTGGTATTTGTTTGCTTCTGCTAATTGCAGAGATCCCACCAAACCATCCAATGCTTTTTGAGGCGGTTCAAGGTCCGGACTACCAATGCCTAAATTAATGATAGGTTTACCTGCTTCTTTTAAAAGAGCAACTTCCTTAAGCTTCCGCGAAAAGTAATATTCCTGTACGGTCTGTAATCTGGTAGCAGGTTCTATCATTAGTGTGCGTTTTTATATTCTCCCAATACTTTAAAATCCTCAGCCATTATTTCCATAATGGAGCGTGCCTTGGAATAATCTTTATAATTATCAAATGTAACATCCACAAAGAAGGCATATTTCCAAGGCGTTTCAATCTTGGGCATAGACTGTATTTTGGTTAAATTCAATCTGCAATCGCTCATTACGTTCAAAATTGAGGCTAAACTTCCGCGTTTATGCTCCAAGGAAAACCTTAAGGAGGCCTTATTTATCTCTTCTTCAGGCAACACTGAATTGGCAGTTTTTACAATTACAAATCTTGTTTCGTTATGGCTAATGGTTTGGATGCTTTCAGCCAATATCTTTAGACCAAACATCTCAGCTGCCAATTTGCTCGCAATGGCTGCTATTCCTTTTATTTGCCTTTCATTAATTCGATGTGCTACCTCAGCAGTGTCCTTATCTTCAACCAGTCTGATATGCGGATAGCTTTTAAAGAATTGCTTACATTGAAGAAGCGCCATAGGATGTGATACAACTTCCTTAATATCCTCAATAGATTGCCCTGGCAAAGCCATTAGGTGATGTTGTATATCTAGATAATGCTCACCTATAATATGCAACTTATTCTGGTCTATTAAAGCATAATTTGGCAAAATGGAGCCGGCAATGGAATTTTCAATGGCCATAATAGCAGCATCGCAGTCTCTTGAAAGAATCTTACCTACAGTTTCGTCAAACGACAAACACTCAACAACTTCGACTTGTTGTCCAAAATAGGCCTCCGCCACTATGTGATGGAAGGAACCTTTTACACCTTGTATGGATACCGATTTTATCATAAAAAAAAGTCCCGATATTTCATCGAGACCTAATTATTCATTTATGCTTTTAAAACTTAAACATATAAGGTCTCGTTCCTTTTACCAAAAAAGAAATAAAACCAGTAATATGTAAAGTTCTGTGTTGTCATTTTTTCAATTCGCGGCTAAAGTAATTATTATTTCCATTTTACAAAACTATACTAATTATTTTTTGCTGAATTTTTTAAAAGATTAGAGAATTACCATTTTAAACACATTAGAATTAAATAATCTCTATTTTTGAACAAATTGAATTCTTATGTCTATAAAGGTTGAACACCTAAGTAAGATTTATGGTAGCCAAAAGGCGCTTGATGACGTTACATTTGAAATTGATAAAGGTGAAATTGTTGGTTTCTTGGGGCCAAATGGCGCTGGAAAATCCACGATGATGAAAATTCTAACGACCTACTTAGAGCCAACTGAAGGACTCGCTTATGTAAATGACGTTAATGTTGAGACGGACCAGCGTAAGGTTCAAAAATCAATTGGATATTTACCGGAACACAACCCTTTACATTTAGATATGTATGTAAAGGAATATTTAGCCTTCAATGCAGATATTCATGGCGTTTCAAAGGACCGAATTTCTAAAGTTATTGAATTAACAGGGCTCACCCCTGAAAGTCACAAAAAAATAGGTCAATTATCTAAAGGTTACCGTCAAAGAGTAGGCTTGGCTACTGCTCTGCTTCACGACCCTGACGTTTTAATATTAGATGAACCAACTACAGGCTTAGATCCCAATCAGCTAGTGGATATTCGAAATCTTATTAAATCTGTCGGTTCCAATAAAACAATTTTCCTCTCCACGCATATTATGCAGGAAGTGGAAGCGATGTGTAAACGTGTTATTATAATTAACAAAGGGAAAATTGTAGCCGACCAATCGCTGCAAGATTTAAAGGGCAGCCAGCAACAGATTATTGAGGTTGAATTTGATTATCGCGTTGAGGAAGAGTTAATTAGCGAAATTAAACATGTTGCCTCTGTACAAAACGTATATGACTTTGTGTATGACATCACTTTTTCTGTACAAAAAGATATGCGCCCTATAATATTTGATTTTGCTCATGATAACGGCCTAAGAATTCTTAAACTCAACCAGAAAAACAAAAATCTAGAAAGTCTTTTCCACGAATTAACGGCTAACTAATCAAGGATTTTTAGTTCACCTGTATAATAGGATTGCACATCTATTTCGGATGGACGATTTACAAGTATTATGTCTCCTGTACCTCTAATTTCTCCTTTGATGGATTGAACAGGATGAAGTATTAAATCGTTGCTACTACGTTGAAAAACATCAATATTTTGAGCAATAAGTCCTGCACCTTCAAATCGGGCATTTCCGGCAGCAAAAAAGACATTCAAATTATTCACTTCCCCAGATATAAAACAGTGCGAAATATTGTTTACAGTAACATTTAACGATTCTCCCTTAAATTGAATTTTAAAGTTTGCACTGTTATGGGTTACCGTAGGATCATTGAAATCTTCGGATTGTAGACTTAAATTTGGATATTCCAAAACCCCGTCGCTAATAATATCTTGTGTTGAACTATTTCTAATTTCCACCAAATTAGGAGAGGTTATAAAAACCTTTGTATTATTATAATCGCGTAGAATATTACAGGAGTTTTTATCCTCGATGGTTAATCTCCCATTTTCTACCTTAGCACTAATTTCTGGTATCAAATTTTTGCCAGATTCAACAATTACCGTCTGTCGGGGACCCTTTTTCACTATCAATTGAACCCTTTCAAAAACAGTAATTTTATCAAAAGATGGCACTATGATTTCTTTAGTAACCAAATCTCCCGTGGTTTGAAAGCAATCTGGGCTATTTTCAGAATCGCATGAAAAGATAATTAGCATTAAGATTAATAATTCCTTTTTCATAAACGTACACCCATTCCGAACTCTAAACATTCTGCCCTAGCCCCATGTGATTTTAAAGTTAATGCAGCAAACAACCTATTACTCAAATAATATTTCAATCCAATTCTATTATAAATCCTTCCCTCAAAATCAAAAGGATAGTAAACATAATACCCAACCTGAGTTAATAGTGAGAGTTTATTAACGTATAATTCATGCCCTAAAAAAATGCCAGCTCGTTTATAATCTTCATCACCCTTAATGTCATCATTAGGAAAGGCAACGGATTTATAATAAATAAATTCTTTCAGAAATTTAGAAATGAAAGCGTCCACTCCAAACTGTAAACCAGAAAATCTTCCAAGCCTCTTATCCACATAAAATGAACCAACAAAAATCGGAAATTGCCCCATCCCCACAACATCACTTTCGTTAATTCCTCCCCTCAAAACCAAATTATAATGCAAGGTCTCTTTATAATCCTTGGCTTCTTCCGCCTTAATATATTGCCAATCGTTTTGATAATTAAAATCATAACTAAAACCAGCATTGATAATAATTGTATTTGTTGAAGTATTAGGGGCTTTAATATTAGCATTGGAATAATGGATTAAACCAGTTCCAAATTGCAGACCTAAACCTTTATAAATTCGTTGTTTATAATTTAAAAGAAGATTAGTATTACTTAATAATCGAGAACCATAAACATTATTTTGAAAATTGGAAACCCTATCAAATGGATTTGTATTATATGCAATACCCTGGGCGATTTTCAGCATTAAATGGCGTCGAAAAAAATAGAAGTTCATATGGGCTAGCAGCCCATAATTATCTCCCAAAAATTCATTTTTCATATCTTGATAAATGAACGTGAGACCATAGTCTGGGTATCCAAATCGGGAATGCCACTCTTTTTCTCCGAATGTCTTTTTATTATAGGATAAACTAAAACCAGTAGGATGTCCTGTAATTAAATGTCCAACATCCGAATCGTGCTCCAAAATACTTCCATAATAACCATAGACATCAATACTATTGGAGCGTATGGCATTTTGTGCTAAACAAGAAGAAACAGCGATTAAGATAAAGCAGGTTAAAACAAATTTCATGGAAGCAATTCTTCCCCAAAAATAACCTAATATTAAAAAATTGCCTCAGCTATTTTTTTAATGTTGTCACTTTTTCCCATTGAATAATAATGCAAAACCGGAGCCCCAGCTTTCAATAGCTCTTTGGATTGCTCTATACACCATTCCACTCCTACTTGCCTTACCTCGGCATTGTTCTTGCATTTTTCCACTTCAGAAATAAGCTCTTCTGGCAAGTCTATTTTGAACACTTGTGG belongs to Aegicerativicinus sediminis and includes:
- a CDS encoding nucleotide pyrophosphohydrolase; the encoded protein is MNIANAQVIVDKWIKDHGVRYFNELTNMAQLTEEVGEVARIIARRYGEQSEKESDKGKDLGEELADVLFVVLCLANQTGVDLQAAFDRRMDNKTKRDHDRHHNNEKLK
- a CDS encoding 3-phosphoshikimate 1-carboxyvinyltransferase produces the protein MKVKISPSEIISPSSLIITGSKSESNRLLLLQALFPGLQINNISNSEDSEMMSKGISGNRDVVDIHHAGTAMRFLTAYFASRPNRNVILTGSSRMQERPIAVLVDALNSLGAEITYLKTEGCPPLKISGKELTNSKVSMKANVSSQYISALMLIAPSLPNGLEITLVGEITSVPYIKMTQKLLQDIGVECNFSDHVITIESFQNKVSATFIVESDWSSASYFYSIVALGKPGTEIGLQHYKLDSLQGDSILIEIYEKFGVETSFRDNKMILKKLMEVENASPLQLDLRNAPDIAQTIAVTCLGLGRPCYLTGLHTLKIKETDRLEALRIEIEKLGGTIKCNKDSLKLEAIYHLKEDVEIDTYNDHRMAMAFAPLGIKIPLQINDAEVVNKSYPDYWKDLESIGFKISS
- the rlmN gene encoding 23S rRNA (adenine(2503)-C(2))-methyltransferase RlmN; the protein is MATIKKDIRALSKEQLREFFVAEGDQAFRGNQVYEWLWSKGVHSFDDMTNISLKTREMLENNFIINHIAVDQIQRSSDGTIKNAVKLHDGLVVESVLIPTAKRTTACVSSQVGCSLDCKFCATARLKRMRNLNPGEIYDQVVAIDRESRLYHDRPLSNIVFMGMGEPLMNYNNVIKAIDKITSEEGLGMSPKRITVSTSGVPKMIKKMADDGVKFKLAVSLHSAIDEVRTSIMPFNATFPLADLREALEYWYAKTKNRITYEYVVWKGINDSKKDVDALVAFCKFAPSKVNLIEYNPIDDGDFQQADDSALELYINTLEANNITVTVRRSRGKDIDAACGQLANKH
- the dtd gene encoding D-aminoacyl-tRNA deacylase, giving the protein MKVVIQRVTEAKITIDSIETKEIGPGLVVLLGIVDDDGKEDIEWLINKIVNLRIFNDGDGIMNRSVTDIGGEILLVSQFTLHASTKKGHRPSYIKAAKPDIAVPLYNQFLDELKASFSGNIETGKFGADMQVFLINDGPVTIIIDSKDKI
- the rsgA gene encoding ribosome small subunit-dependent GTPase A, which encodes MTGRVYKSTGSWYTVKNTEEEFYQCRIKGKFRMKGIKSTNPVSVGDIVEFELETLNDETTGVITSIHDRENYIIRKSVNLSKQVHIIAANIDQVFLLITVSNPPTFTSFIDRFLVTAEAYSIKPILVFNKIDAYTEEELDEVRYLAHIYRQIGYECIGVSAITGKNVDKIKEMMMGKVSLFAGHSGVGKSTLINIIEPGLELKTQEISAQHLQGQHTTTFAEMFDLSFGAQIIDTPGIKGFGVVDMEKEEVGDYFPEFFALKSECKFNNCLHLEEPKCAVKEALEKDEIAFSRYRSYLQILDGEEENYRTDIWDNE
- the queA gene encoding tRNA preQ1(34) S-adenosylmethionine ribosyltransferase-isomerase QueA, whose protein sequence is MKLSHFNFKLPEELLAEHPSEIRDEARLMVLDRKKQTIEHKYFKDLINYFDEGDVMILNNTKVFPARLYGNKEKTGAKIEVFLLRELNEEQRLWDVLVDPARKIRIGNKLYFGDDETLVAEVIDNTTSRGRTLRFLYDGSYSEFRHKLTELGETPLPKYIKRAVEPEDEERYQTIYAKEEGAVAAPTAGLHFSKHLLKRLEIKGVHLPEITLHVGLGTFNPVEVEDLSKHKMDSEEVYINTFATDVVNNAIKEKKRVCAVGTTVMRAVESAVSSNGTLNEFAGWTNKFIFPPYDFSIANCMVTNFHTPKSTLLMMVSAFAGHDFIKKAYEEAVKEKYKFYSYGDAMLII
- a CDS encoding polyprenyl synthetase family protein, with the translated sequence MKITEQIKLPIAFEMELFEQKFLLSMSSRVALLNRITTYIVNRKGKQMRPMFVFLVAKMLNKGEVNERTYRGASVIELIHTATLVHDDVVDDSNRRRGFFSINALWKNKIAVLIGDYLLSKGLLLSIDNNDFDLLKIISVAVREMSEGELLQIEKARKLDITEEVYYNIIRQKTATLIAACCSLGAASVKPNSEDVESMRLFGELIGMAFQIKDDLFDYGEEKIGKPTGIDIKEQKMTLPLIHVLNKAHEKDRRWLINSIKNHNKDKKRVKEVIAYVKNNGGLDYAIAKMKDFQQQALSMLEKYPQSDFKTSLELMVNYVIERKK